The nucleotide sequence TGCAGCTAAGAAATCCCATCCCTGTGACGTTTGTGGGAAATCCTTCACAAGAAATAGTTATTTGACTCAACATAAATTAAATCACACAACCTCTAAACTCTTTCCCTGCGAAATTTGTGGTAAAAAGTTGTCTTCGAGTAGTTCCCTGCATTTCCACAAACGTATCCACACGGGGGAGAAACcctaccactgtgatatctgtggtaaatttttCTCCCGAATTAACAGTTTGACTCTTCACAAACGGATCCATTCAGGTGAAACCccttaccattgtgatatctgtgggaaaatCTTGTCTTGCAGCAGCCAATTGGTTTCACACAGAAGAACTCATACCGGGGAGCAACCATATAAGTGCGATATTTGTGATAAAAACTTCTCCCATTTTAGTTATTTATCTAAACACAAACTCATCCACACCAGAGAGAAATTATTCCAGTGCGATATCTGTGGGAAAGGCTTCACTTTTAAAGTCCAACTATCGACTCACATCtggattcatacaggagaaaaaccatatccatgtgatatttgtggtaaaacattttcacTGAAAGGTGAGTTATCTCGACATCAACGTGTTCACACTGGAGATAAGCCATtccagtgtgatatttgtggaagGACATTTGCACAAAAAAGCCATGTCATTCAACATAAACTAATTCACACAGGCTCAAAGCCTTTTCattgtgaaatttgtggaaaGAAATTCACTGCCAACAGTTCCCTGTCTTGTCATATACGTAtccatacgggagagaaaccctaCCACTGCGATATCTGTGATAAAACATTTACATGCAAGAGTCAGTTATCTCGTCATGAGcgaattcatactggagagaaaccgtatAATTGCGATATTTGTAGTAAGACATTTGCATGTAGAAGCCAACTATCTTGTCATAAGCGtcttcatactggagagaaaccgtaccattgtgatatttgtggtaaaacatttactTGTATGAATCAATTATCTTGTCACAAACGTgttcacactggagaaaaaccataccactgtgatatttgtgataaatcgtTCTCTCTGAGTGGGAACTTGGcaagtcacaaacgtattcacaaaGGGGAGTGTCCGTATCGTTGCGAGacctgtggtaaaacattctctcgcAGCAGTCACTTATCCAATCACAATattattcacacaggtgagaaaccatatgactgtgatatctgtggtaagaaaTTCCCTCGTGTTAGTTCTTTGACTGCTCACAAACGCGTTCACACGGGAGAAAAGCCTTACCATTGTGACGTTTGTGGTAAAGATTTCACCTGGAAAGGCCAGTTTTCTAATCATGTACAGACACATTCTGGAGACAAGTCGTAGCATTGTTTTGAGAGAAAACTGTCTTCCAATATATTTCTCATCAGAGACAGATACACCTGGAAAGTAATTCATAGAATGGtgaaattctatttaaaaaaaaaaaatccaatgaaAGATTCTTGTGGCTCACTTCACCATAACAGATATTCAAGTGACAATGaaattatgagagagagaaatcatGTTGTGACAGGATTAAGTTACAATGGGATTCTTGTGAAAGACACATCAAATTAAATTCAGAAGAAAACTTGTGAAATGGATGGAAACACTACAAAACTTCCACTACAACTATTTTGAGTATTTTCTATTTATGATTAATGTATTTGTGCTGTCAATGATGACAGAAAGTATAACTATCTTACgtaaatgtattgaaaatgataataaaattaagttaaaatacaaaaataaaacttaattttttaaatactcgTACCAGCTTGgaaaacatctaaaaaaaaaagcttcaaaaTGCAGTTTGAGTTTGTGCCAGGTTGTGAGGGCACAGATGCTGTATTTTCAATGAGACGGTTACAAGAATATTCCTTAGTAAAGAACATGCTGTTCTATTTTTCTGATATAGGTCTTTGACTGAAGTTTGAGGTACTAAGTATATTTGGTGCAGATGACACTAAGAAAAATTGACTTGTAGAGTTTATCAAGCTATGTAGGAAGGTGCTATCAGCAAAAGTAGGCTTCTCAGCGTGTTCTGTGGGAAGTTTAGTGTAAAGGCAAGTATTCATCATCAGAGTTCTCTTCTCAGCTCCCTTCTAATCTTATAGTTCTTGAATTCTGCATTAATTGACATtgagtatttcatcatcatcatcatcgtttaatgtccgttttccgtgctagcacgggttggatggttcgactgggatctgggaagccaggaggctgcaccaggctccagtctgatctggcagtgtttctacagctagatgcccttcctaaccccaaccactccgtgagtgtagtgggtgcttttacgtgccaccggcacaggtgccaggggaggctggcagtggccacgatcggttggtgctttttacgtgccactggcacagaagccagtcaaggcggcactggctcaGGGCGGCAAATGATCTAATTCTCCTGGAAAAATCTGTGAAGCTGAATTCCAAAGCTGGAAGCATTGTCTACAGTCTTAAAGCCTGATGGTCAACATTGCTGAAATCAAAATGCTAgttagtgagaaaaagagagcatGACAGTCTTGGGGTTTCATACAAGAATGAAGGAAGCTAGAATTTAATAGTCAGGGTAAGGAACCGAAAACATGCACTCAACTTATGGTAAATCTTGGGCTTATCCTAGGTATATTATAGTATGGTTAAGAACTTCATTTCACAATGACATAATCCTGGGGGttgatcccactgcatggcaacttagcTAGGTATCTACCTTCTACAATAGCCTAAGGCCACGTTGCCAGAGCCGCTATCTGGccctggtggcatgtgtaaaagaatcgagcaaggtcgttgccagtatcacccgactggccccgtgccagtggcacgtaaaagcacccactacactctcggagttgttggcgttaggaagagcatccggctgtagaaatttttacgtgccaccagcacaggtgccaggcgaggctggcaacggccacgatcggttggtgcttttaatatgccaccaaaagagaaaaatactGTGTGATGGCAGACTGGATGACCTGACCTTGCAAGCCGTAGTCTGGTGATCCCTGCTCTAGACAAGTAATTATAGAAGTATCAAATTGCTGGgccaggtcatgaaagttacagaaaggatCATAGTTCAACTAATTAGAAAGTGAGTTAACCTAGATGAGAAGCAGTTTCATTTTGTGCCACGGAGAAGGACTACAGGTACCATCTTCCTAGTAAGACAACTACAGGAGAAGCATTTGTTGATGGGGACAAGGTCTCTTTCCCTCTCAACTGGTGTCATTGCAAAAGCTAGGGACAGGTGAACAGCTGATGAGAACTCCCCAAGTCAAATACATGGATACTATCTGTAAGGTGaaatgagtatcatcatcatcatcgtttaacgtccgttttccatgctagcatgggttggacggttcgactggcgtctgggaagccaggaggctgcaccaggcccaatctgatctggcagtgtttctacagctggatgtccttcctaacgccaaccactccatgagtgtagtgggtgctttttatgtgccaggggaggctggcaatggccacaattggttggtgctttttaactggcatggaagccagtcaaggtggtgctggtatcgaccatgtacggatggtgctttttaagtaccactggcacggaagccacgtatggatggtgcatcggccatgtacggatggtgcattttacgtgccaccggcacaggtatcacaaccacagtttccatttgatcttttgatgttgatgtactttactcaacaggtctcctcaagcatagcaggtcgccctacgatccaaggtaagtacaacaggccgtcctgcgatccaaggcactttggaagggctggggcttctatgtgaagctggtgcaggagaCAGCCtgcattatttgtcgggtcttcgcagtcacagcatatctccagaagttTCGGTCTTCCATTATTGCATCAATGAATATTGTATGCAGGTAAAAGTTCACTAGGGATCAGTTCTCAGTCCCCTCTTATCATAGTCCTCTAACccttaacagaggaatttaagacctGTTGCCTGTGGGAGCTCCTCAGTGCTAGCTGAACTTGTAgtagaaatatagaagaaattgCAGAAGTGGAAGCAAAGCCTAGAATTAAAGGTCCTTGcggttaatttagcaaagaccaaaggaAAGCAGGCAAATTGCTGATTCTTTCAAGGAAATGGCCATGCTCGGCGTCagcgtttaacgtctgccttccatgctagtatgagttggacgattttgactgagggctggcaaaccagacggctgcaccaggctccaatcttgatctggcagagtttctacagctgaatgcccttcctaacgccaaccacttcatgagtgtagtaGAAATTCCACATAGTACCCAGTGCATGCTATGAGCACATAAGCAGTGCAGTGGAATCATAAGAGGGTTAAcgagagaaagtagtctttgtgacaaattgtgcaggaacaataaacatTAAGAGGACCCAGGAGGATCAGTGGCAGTAATAAATGgtttgttatctaggtgacccctaattagcagtggaggaggactTCTGAAAGcataattgctagaataagatcCAGCTCGGAAAAGTTTAGAGATATtatctttgttggtaacaaagggccttcCTCTCGGGGTGAAAGGCAgattatatgatgcatgtgtacaaacagctatgctacatggtagtgaaatgtGGACTGTGACTGTAGAGGACATGCAAAAGctcaaaacaaaaatgaagctagtatgctccaatggatgtgcaTGTATGCCAAAGTGTAAACTTGGGTAGAAGAGGCGTCAGATATTGTGTGCAACGGAAAAGACTactagtatggtcatgtattttatatgaatgaaGCTGAATCACTATGacaactagagaagaaatttcaggtggtGGAATCAAAAcctggaatctaagggccttGGAGTTAATTTAACTAAAACCAAACTTGTAGTAAATAGGAAAACAGAGAAATCACAAGAACCTTTaaggagatggccctgctcgatatgtaagaaaggtgttggtagaaactccatatgttgtacccagtgcaagctttggatacataagaggtgtaACAGCATCACAGGAAGGTTAATGAAGAAGATAGACTTTGTATGTGATaaatgtgcaggtacaataagcaCTAGAAATGCTCAGGGGGATCATTAGAAGTAATAGATAGCTTGTATTGCCTAGGTGACTGAATTAGCAGTGTGGAGGAAGTTCtaaaagtgtagttgctagaataagaacaggctggggcaaagttcagagagcttctgtctttgttggtgactaaaggcctctccttcagagtgaaaggcagattgtatgatgcctgtgctacatggcagtgaaacatgagttTTAATTATAGAGGACTTGCGAAGGattgaaaggaatgaagctagcattCTCTTCTGGATGGGTAATGTTAGCGTGCACCCACACAACAAAGTGTGGGTGATTTAAGAGGAATACTAggtataagaagcatcagttgtaagAGAGAAGaatgtgctggtttggtcatgcgaTGTGTGTGATTGAGGACAGAAGCACAAAGAAGTACTGAGCGCTActtgtagagggaacctgtggaagatggAAAAAGtgctgagaaaggatcttcagatgctgggcctcactgagaaaATGATAAGGCATCAGGGGTTGTGGGAATTTGTTGCACTTGAGAAGATGCATCAGgccaagtaaaatcactgtcATCTGTACATATAGGCTTGTAAAATGCACTTGTACCAGTGCTGCATATGTGCACCCATGCGgaagcatgtaaaaagtacccagcatactctgtaaagtggttggcgttaggaaaggcatccagctgtagagaccatgccacaacagatcATTTGGAATCTGGACAGCTCCCCGGCTGGCCAGCACCTATCAAACCATCCCaatcatgccagcttggaaaacagacattaaacaaggatgatcgatcaaaaatcaatggaaattgcagttgcaataccagtgccggtggcacgtaaaagaaccatccgaacatggctgttgccagcctcacctggcacataaaaagcacctactacacttatggagtggttggcgttaggaagggcatccagctgtagaaacactgccagatcagactgggcctggtgcagactcctggcttcccagaccctggtcgaactgtccaacccatgctagcatggaaagcagacattaaacaaggatgatgaagacagctgtattaAGATGTACCATAAATGTGTATAGACTCTGTGGAAGACGAAGATGTGAGATGATGTAGTGATGAATGAGCTTCAAATGTTGAACATcttggagatgacaaaggactgaaatgATTGGTGATTTAT is from Octopus sinensis linkage group LG7, ASM634580v1, whole genome shotgun sequence and encodes:
- the LOC115214380 gene encoding zinc finger protein OZF-like gives rise to the protein MEENQFEDEVDDETIEKVDDSPKETKVGAAKKSHPCDVCGKSFTRNSYLTQHKLNHTTSKLFPCEICGKKLSSSSSLHFHKRIHTGEKPYHCDICGKFFSRINSLTLHKRIHSGETPYHCDICGKILSCSSQLVSHRRTHTGEQPYKCDICDKNFSHFSYLSKHKLIHTREKLFQCDICGKGFTFKVQLSTHIWIHTGEKPYPCDICGKTFSLKGELSRHQRVHTGDKPFQCDICGRTFAQKSHVIQHKLIHTGSKPFHCEICGKKFTANSSLSCHIRIHTGEKPYHCDICDKTFTCKSQLSRHERIHTGEKPYNCDICSKTFACRSQLSCHKRLHTGEKPYHCDICGKTFTCMNQLSCHKRVHTGEKPYHCDICDKSFSLSGNLASHKRIHKGECPYRCETCGKTFSRSSHLSNHNIIHTGEKPYDCDICGKKFPRVSSLTAHKRVHTGEKPYHCDVCGKDFTWKGQFSNHVQTHSGDKS